The Sphingosinicella flava genome includes the window CCGCCTTGGCCTTCCTGCCTACCTCGGTGCCCGCCGCGACGGCGGCGCGCAGCATGTCGCCGGTGGAGAGCTGGACCATGCCGCGCTCCTTCTCGAGGCGGCTCGCCTGGGTGCCCTTGCCGGCGCCCGGCGGGCCAAGGAGAATGATGTTCACGGGCCTTCGAACTCCCCTGTTGCTGGCGCCTGTTAGCGCGCGCGGCCGCCCTTCAGCTTCGCCTTCTTGATCAGATCGCCATATTGGTGCGCGATCAAGTGGCTTTGGATCTGGGTCACCGTGTCCATCGTCACGTTGACGACGATGAGCAGGCTGGTGCCGCCAAGATAGAAGGGAATGCCCGCCCGCGCGACCAGGAATTCCGGCACGAGGCAGATGAAGGTGAGGTAGGCGGCCCCGATCACGGTGATGCGGGTGAGGACATAGTCGAGATATTCCTCGGTCCGCTTGCCCGGGCGGATGCCGGGAATGAAGCCGCCATAGCGCTTGAGGTTATCCGCCGTCTCCTCCGGGTTGAACACGACCGCGGTGTAGAAAAAGCAGAAGAAGATGATGCCAGCGGCATAGAGCGCCATGTAGAGCGGCGCGCCGTGCTGAAGCGCGGTCGTCACCGTGATGAGGATGTCGCCCCAGGTGCTTTCGCCCGCGACGCGATTGCCAGCGAACTGCGCGATCGTCAGCGGCATCAGGAGCAGCGACGAAGCGAAGATCGGCGGGATGACGCCCGAGGTGTTCAATTTCAGCGGCAGGTGCGAACGCTCCGCCTGCATCAGGCCGCGCTGCGTCTGGCGCTTCGGATATTGAATGAGGATGCGGCGCTGGGCGCGCTCCATGAAGCAGATGAAGGCGATGAGGCCGATGATGAGGGCAAGGACGCCCATGATCAGGAGCGGCGACAGCGTGCCGGTGCGGCCGCCTTCGAACACCTGCGCCAATGCGGTCGGCAGCTGGGCGACGATGCCCGCCATGATGATGAGCGAGACGCCGTTGCCGATGCCGCGGCTGGTGATCTGTTCGCCCAGCCACATCAGGAACATCGTGCCGCCGACGAGGCTGACGACGGTGGTGACGCGGAACAGCACGCCGGGATCGATCACGGCCGAGCCCGCCTGACCGGCGCCCCAGCCTTCAAGGCCGACGGCGATGAAATAGCCCTGGATCGCGGCGAGGAAGACGGTGCCATAGCGTGTATATTGGTTGATCTTCTTGCGGCCCGTCTCGCCCTCTTTCTTAAGCGCGGCGAGCGTTGGCGACATGGTGGTCGCGAGCTGCACGACGATGGACGCGGTGATGTAGGGCATGACGCCAAGCGCGATGAGGCTCATCCGCTCCAGACTGCCGCCCGAGAAAGTGTTGAAGAAATCGAGCACGGTGCCGCGCGTCGTGTCGAACAGGCTCGACAAAGCGCGGGGATCGATGCCGGGCAACGGCACGAAGCTCAGCAACCGGAAGAGGATCAGCGCGCCCAGCGTGAACCACAGGCGCTTTTTAAGATCGGTGGCCTTGGCGAAATTCGCCATGCTGAAATTGCTGGCCATTTGTTCGGCTACGGATGCCATCGGCTATCATGCCCTCAGAAAAGAATACGGCGGAGAGAGCAAAGAAACTCCCCCCGCCGCCTCATATAGTCATCGGTTCCGGCTTGTCAGCCTCCAACCGCCAAGCGACGGGATCAGGCCTTGGCCTTCTTCGCCGCGGCGCGGGTCGTGCCCTTCTTGGCAGCGGCCTTTTCGGAAGCCGGAACAACCTCGATCACCTCGACCTTGCCGCCAGCCTTTTCAATGGCTTCGCGGGCGCCGGCGGAGACGCCGGCGACGAGGAAATTGAGCTTGGCCGTCAGGCTGCCCTTGCCGAGCAGGCGAACGCCGTCCTTGCCGCCGCGCGCGACACCAGCGGCTTTAAGCGCCGCGTGATCGATCGTGCCTTTGGCGTCGAGCTTGCCCGCGTCAAAGAGCTTCTGGATCGCGCCCAGATTCACTTCGGCATAGTCCTTGGCAAACGGATTGTTGAAGCCGCGCTTCGGGATCCGCATGTGAAGCGGCATCTGACCGCCTTCGAAGCCCCAGATCGAGACGCCGGAGCGGCTCTTCTGGCCCTTCTGACCACGGCCGCCGGTCTTGCCGAGGCCCGAACCGATGCCACGGCCCACGCGGACGCGGGACTTACGGGCACCTTCATTGTCGCGGATGTCGTTCAGTTTCATGTCTTGCACTCGCTTTCGCTATGTTCGCGCTGATAGTTCAGTGTGTTCCGGCAAAGGCCGGAACCCAGCTACGGGGACGCCTGGACCCCGGCCTTCGCCGGGGAACAGTCATTATCCCTCGACCTTCACCATGTGCTGCACCTTGCGGATCATGCCACGCACTTCAGGGGTATCCTGAAGCTCGGCGGTCCGGTGCATCTTGTTGAGGCCGAGACCGATCAGCGTCTTGCGCTGGTCGGGCGTGCGGCGGATCGGCGAACCGATCTGGGTGACCTTGATGGTGGTCATGTCTCTTACTCCGTCACAGCCGCGGCATCAGCCTCGGCCGTCTGCGAGCCGCCACGGCCGAGCAGGTCGGCAATCTTCTTGCCGCGGCGCTGCGCAACCGACTTGGGGCTGGTCTGATCGGTGAGCGCTTCGAAAGTCGCCCGGATCATGTTGTAGGGGTTGGACGTGCCGACCGACTTGGTCACCACGTCGGCGACGCCAAGGCTTTCGAACACGGCGCGCATCGGACCGCCGGCGATGATGCCGGTGCCCGGAGGCGCGGTGCGGACCGTCACCTTGCCGGCGCCGAAATGGCCGCGCGCGTCATGATGCAGCGTGCGGCCTTCCTTCAGCGGCACGCGAACCATCGCCTTCTTGGCGGCGGCGGTCGCCTTGGTGATCGCTTCCGGCACTTCGCGGGCCTTGCCCTTGCCGAAGCCCGCGCGGCCCTTGCCGTCGCCGACGACGACGAGTGCTGCGAAACCGAAGCGCTTACCGCCCTTCACGGTCTTGGACACGCGGTTGATGTGGACGAGCTTTTCGATCAGCTCCTCGCCACCATCTTCGTCGCGGTTGCCGCCACGGCGATCGTCACGACGGCCACGGCCGCCGCCACGATTGTCACGGCCGCCCTGTCCGCCACGGCCGCCGCGGCCGCGGCGTTCGCCGCCTCCGCGCTCTTCAACCGCTGCCGGAGCCTCGGCCGCGGGAACCACTTCCTGACCTTCGGTCGCCTGGTTGTTTTCTTCAGCCATCACTTAGAACTCCAGTCCGCCTTCGCGCGCGGCATCGGCGAGAGCCTTCACGCGGCCGTGGAACAGAAAACCGCCACGATCGAAAATAACCTTGGTGATGCCGGCGGCCTTGGCGCGCTCGGCGAGACGGCGGCCCACATCCTGCGCGGACTCGACAG containing:
- the rplO gene encoding 50S ribosomal protein L15, with protein sequence MKLNDIRDNEGARKSRVRVGRGIGSGLGKTGGRGQKGQKSRSGVSIWGFEGGQMPLHMRIPKRGFNNPFAKDYAEVNLGAIQKLFDAGKLDAKGTIDHAALKAAGVARGGKDGVRLLGKGSLTAKLNFLVAGVSAGAREAIEKAGGKVEVIEVVPASEKAAAKKGTTRAAAKKAKA
- the rpsE gene encoding 30S ribosomal protein S5, whose translation is MAEENNQATEGQEVVPAAEAPAAVEERGGGERRGRGGRGGQGGRDNRGGGRGRRDDRRGGNRDEDGGEELIEKLVHINRVSKTVKGGKRFGFAALVVVGDGKGRAGFGKGKAREVPEAITKATAAAKKAMVRVPLKEGRTLHHDARGHFGAGKVTVRTAPPGTGIIAGGPMRAVFESLGVADVVTKSVGTSNPYNMIRATFEALTDQTSPKSVAQRRGKKIADLLGRGGSQTAEADAAAVTE
- the rpmD gene encoding 50S ribosomal protein L30, with product MTTIKVTQIGSPIRRTPDQRKTLIGLGLNKMHRTAELQDTPEVRGMIRKVQHMVKVEG
- the secY gene encoding preprotein translocase subunit SecY gives rise to the protein MASVAEQMASNFSMANFAKATDLKKRLWFTLGALILFRLLSFVPLPGIDPRALSSLFDTTRGTVLDFFNTFSGGSLERMSLIALGVMPYITASIVVQLATTMSPTLAALKKEGETGRKKINQYTRYGTVFLAAIQGYFIAVGLEGWGAGQAGSAVIDPGVLFRVTTVVSLVGGTMFLMWLGEQITSRGIGNGVSLIIMAGIVAQLPTALAQVFEGGRTGTLSPLLIMGVLALIIGLIAFICFMERAQRRILIQYPKRQTQRGLMQAERSHLPLKLNTSGVIPPIFASSLLLMPLTIAQFAGNRVAGESTWGDILITVTTALQHGAPLYMALYAAGIIFFCFFYTAVVFNPEETADNLKRYGGFIPGIRPGKRTEEYLDYVLTRITVIGAAYLTFICLVPEFLVARAGIPFYLGGTSLLIVVNVTMDTVTQIQSHLIAHQYGDLIKKAKLKGGRAR